In one Pseudomonas sp. SCA2728.1_7 genomic region, the following are encoded:
- a CDS encoding ribbon-helix-helix protein, CopG family — translation MSVMSLRIPDEIADTLANLAKATGRTKSYLAVDALREYLAREAWQIEEIQKALKEADAGDFASDEEVRAIAEKWNANAS, via the coding sequence ATGTCCGTCATGTCCCTGCGTATCCCAGACGAAATTGCCGACACGCTCGCCAACCTCGCCAAAGCAACCGGTCGCACCAAGTCTTACTTGGCGGTGGATGCATTGCGTGAATACCTCGCACGCGAAGCCTGGCAAATCGAAGAAATTCAGAAAGCACTGAAAGAAGCCGACGCTGGTGATTTCGCTTCTGATGAGGAAGTCAGGGCCATCGCGGAAAAATGGAATGCCAATGCGAGTTGA
- a CDS encoding type II toxin-antitoxin system RelE/ParE family toxin, producing the protein MRVEWLKTALKNLDDEAAYIALDNPKAASEFVQTILANVDHLTRFPSSGREGRLPGTREWVVPDRPYLIPYRVRQSRLQVLRIFHTRRLPPKAW; encoded by the coding sequence ATGCGAGTTGAGTGGCTAAAAACTGCGTTAAAAAATCTCGATGATGAAGCTGCCTACATCGCTCTCGATAATCCGAAGGCTGCTTCAGAATTTGTCCAGACTATTCTCGCCAACGTTGATCACCTCACTCGATTTCCCTCATCAGGTCGCGAAGGTCGCCTTCCGGGCACTCGAGAGTGGGTTGTTCCTGATCGCCCCTATTTGATTCCTTATCGCGTTCGCCAAAGCCGGTTGCAGGTTTTGCGTATTTTCCATACCCGACGGCTCCCACCCAAGGCGTGGTAG
- a CDS encoding MFS transporter — protein sequence MSLNVMEAGASPSVDHDAEKALVSKVAWRLMPLIMVCYLFAFFDRINISFAKFQLQTDLSLSDTAYGLGAGLFVVGYVLFEVPSNMMLYKVGARRWIARIMMSWGVATAAMVFVNSEWQFYALRFVIGAMEAGFAPGVLYYLTLWFPQHFRGRITSMLFLASAFAGLVGAPFSGLVLEHLDGVLQMRGWHWLFLLGGVPCIGLGFLVLMLLKDRIEDAHWLTADEKKLLSSRIAQHEPHKSGGSLLAALKIPGFLTLGLIYFLIQVASYGLNFWAPQLIRSAGTESPVMIGLLTAIPYICGAISMVVIGRLSDATGERRKFVAGLVIVGAIGFFSAGIFASHTTFLIVALGLLGAGIIASIPSFWTLPPKLLAGAGAGAAGGIAVINTLGQFGGIVSPVMVGRIKDLTGSTTPALYVIGVAALIAAALLLWGLPQKLRTLDKF from the coding sequence ATGAGCCTCAATGTAATGGAGGCGGGCGCAAGTCCGTCCGTCGATCACGACGCCGAAAAAGCCCTGGTCAGCAAAGTCGCCTGGCGCCTGATGCCGCTGATCATGGTCTGCTACCTGTTCGCCTTTTTCGACCGCATCAACATCAGCTTCGCCAAGTTCCAGTTGCAGACAGACCTGAGCCTGAGCGACACCGCGTACGGCCTCGGCGCCGGGCTGTTCGTGGTCGGTTACGTGCTGTTCGAAGTGCCGAGCAACATGATGCTCTACAAGGTTGGCGCACGCCGCTGGATCGCCCGAATCATGATGTCCTGGGGCGTGGCGACGGCAGCGATGGTCTTCGTCAACAGCGAATGGCAGTTCTACGCGCTGCGCTTTGTGATCGGCGCGATGGAAGCCGGGTTTGCCCCGGGCGTGCTGTATTACCTGACGCTGTGGTTCCCGCAGCATTTCCGTGGTCGCATTACCTCGATGCTGTTTCTCGCTTCGGCATTTGCCGGGCTGGTTGGCGCGCCGTTCTCCGGGCTGGTGCTGGAGCACCTCGACGGCGTGCTGCAAATGCGCGGCTGGCACTGGCTGTTCCTGCTCGGCGGCGTACCGTGCATCGGTCTCGGTTTTCTGGTGCTGATGCTGCTCAAGGATCGTATCGAGGATGCGCACTGGCTGACGGCTGACGAGAAAAAATTGCTCTCCAGCCGCATCGCCCAGCATGAGCCGCACAAGAGTGGTGGTTCGTTGCTCGCGGCGTTGAAGATTCCCGGTTTTCTGACCTTGGGTCTGATCTACTTTCTGATTCAGGTGGCGTCCTACGGTTTGAATTTCTGGGCGCCGCAATTGATCCGCAGCGCCGGCACCGAGAGCCCGGTGATGATCGGTCTGCTGACGGCCATCCCGTACATTTGCGGGGCGATCAGCATGGTAGTAATCGGGCGTTTGTCGGATGCCACCGGTGAGCGGCGCAAGTTTGTTGCCGGGTTGGTCATCGTGGGGGCTATCGGCTTTTTCAGTGCGGGGATTTTCGCCAGCCACACGACGTTTCTGATCGTCGCTCTTGGCTTGCTCGGCGCCGGGATCATTGCCTCGATTCCGAGCTTCTGGACCTTGCCACCGAAGTTGCTCGCCGGGGCGGGCGCTGGTGCGGCGGGCGGGATTGCGGTGATCAACACCCTTGGGCAATTCGGCGGGATTGTCAGCCCGGTGATGGTCGGGCGGATCAAAGACCTGACCGGCAGCACCACGCCGGCGCTGTATGTGATCGGTGTGGCGGCGCTGATTGCGGCGGCGTTGCTGTTGTGGGGCTTGCCGCAGAAATTGCGCACGCTAGACAAGTTCTGA
- a CDS encoding hydroxymethylglutaryl-CoA lyase, protein MITDYSQTLIVQEVSPRDGLQIEPTWVETADKIALIDQLSLAGFSRIEAGSFVSPKAIPALRDGEQVFTGIQRQSGVIYVALIPNLKGAQRALAAGADELNLVMSASQTHNMANMRMRCEDSLAAFAEIVAFASGSGVRLNGSIATTFGCPFEGQIDEDRVLQIVDAYQELGIAGITLADTTGMANPRQVDRLVRRVLQRVSPADLTLHFHNTRGLGLCNVLAAYEAGARRFDAALGGLGGCPFAPGASGNICTEDLVNLCDEIGIHTGIDLPLLLKLSRGLPDLLGHEVPGQLAKAGRNCDLHPIPT, encoded by the coding sequence ATGATCACCGACTATTCGCAAACCCTGATCGTCCAGGAAGTCTCGCCGCGCGATGGTTTGCAGATCGAGCCGACCTGGGTGGAAACCGCTGACAAGATCGCCCTGATCGATCAGCTGTCGCTGGCCGGTTTCAGCCGTATCGAGGCGGGTTCGTTCGTCTCTCCGAAAGCCATTCCGGCGCTGCGTGACGGCGAGCAAGTCTTCACTGGCATTCAACGACAGTCGGGGGTGATTTACGTCGCGCTGATTCCCAACCTCAAAGGTGCGCAGCGTGCGTTGGCGGCGGGTGCCGATGAACTGAATCTGGTGATGTCCGCCAGCCAGACGCACAACATGGCCAACATGCGCATGCGCTGCGAGGATTCGCTGGCGGCGTTTGCAGAGATTGTCGCGTTCGCCAGCGGTTCCGGCGTGCGCCTCAACGGCAGTATCGCAACGACGTTCGGTTGCCCGTTCGAAGGCCAGATCGACGAGGATCGCGTACTGCAAATCGTCGATGCTTATCAGGAACTCGGCATTGCCGGCATCACCCTCGCCGACACCACCGGCATGGCCAATCCGCGTCAGGTAGATCGCTTGGTGCGGCGGGTGTTGCAGCGGGTTTCACCGGCTGATCTGACCCTGCATTTCCACAACACCCGTGGTCTGGGTCTGTGCAATGTGCTGGCGGCCTATGAGGCGGGGGCGCGGCGTTTCGATGCGGCGCTCGGTGGTCTCGGTGGTTGTCCGTTTGCGCCGGGCGCGTCGGGGAATATCTGCACCGAAGATCTGGTGAACCTGTGCGATGAGATCGGTATTCACACCGGCATCGATTTGCCTTTGCTGCTGAAACTCTCGCGTGGCTTGCCGGATCTGCTGGGCCACGAAGTCCCCGGCCAACTGGCCAAGGCCGGGCGCAACTGCGACCTGCACCCGATCCCCACCTGA
- a CDS encoding CaiB/BaiF CoA-transferase family protein, whose translation MTAPLSAIKVIEIGTLIAAPFAARMLAEFGAEVIKIEAMGQGDPLRKWRKLHEGTSLWWYLQSRNKKSLALNLKSAEGIELVKQLASDADVIIENLRPGALEKLGLGWDVLHALNPNLTLVRISGYGQTGPYRDRPGFGAIGEAMGGIRYTTGTPGSPPARVGVSLGDSLASLHAVIGALMALLRVKTGQGGGQIVDVSLAESVFNVMESLVPEYDMLGHVRERSGGALPGIAPSNTYLTADGAYVVIAGNSDPIYKRLMQTIGRDDLAEAAEFAHNDGRAAKSGLLDAAITHWTSSLPIDDVLAALEAAEVPAGRIYSVADIVADPHYQARDMLLSAELPGGVTVKMPGIVPKLSETPGGVNWSGPTLGQHTDGILAGLGLTELDIERLKSQGVVQ comes from the coding sequence ATGACTGCCCCTTTGAGTGCGATCAAAGTGATCGAGATCGGCACGCTGATTGCCGCGCCGTTTGCCGCGCGCATGCTCGCCGAGTTCGGCGCCGAGGTGATCAAGATCGAAGCCATGGGTCAGGGCGACCCGCTGCGCAAATGGCGCAAGCTGCACGAAGGCACGTCGCTGTGGTGGTACCTGCAATCACGCAACAAGAAATCGCTGGCACTCAATCTGAAATCCGCCGAAGGCATCGAGTTGGTCAAGCAACTGGCCAGCGATGCCGACGTCATCATCGAAAACCTGCGCCCCGGTGCGCTGGAGAAACTTGGCCTCGGCTGGGACGTGCTCCACGCGCTGAACCCCAATCTCACCCTCGTGCGCATTTCTGGCTACGGCCAGACCGGCCCGTACCGCGATCGCCCTGGTTTCGGCGCGATCGGCGAGGCCATGGGCGGCATTCGTTACACCACTGGCACCCCCGGTTCACCACCGGCACGGGTCGGCGTCAGCCTCGGCGATTCACTGGCCTCGCTGCACGCGGTGATCGGCGCGTTGATGGCGCTGCTGCGGGTCAAGACCGGGCAGGGCGGCGGGCAGATTGTCGATGTGTCGCTGGCCGAAAGCGTGTTCAACGTCATGGAAAGCCTGGTGCCGGAATACGACATGCTTGGCCATGTCCGCGAACGCAGCGGCGGCGCCTTGCCAGGCATTGCACCGTCGAACACTTACCTCACGGCGGATGGCGCTTACGTGGTGATCGCCGGCAACAGCGACCCGATCTACAAACGTCTGATGCAAACCATTGGCCGTGATGACTTGGCTGAAGCAGCAGAATTCGCTCACAACGATGGCCGTGCGGCCAAGAGCGGTTTGCTCGACGCCGCGATTACCCACTGGACCAGCAGCCTGCCGATCGACGACGTGCTCGCCGCGCTGGAAGCCGCTGAAGTGCCGGCCGGGCGAATTTATTCAGTGGCCGATATCGTTGCCGACCCGCACTATCAGGCACGGGACATGCTGCTCAGTGCCGAGTTGCCCGGCGGTGTAACAGTGAAAATGCCCGGCATCGTCCCCAAACTCTCGGAAACCCCCGGCGGCGTGAACTGGTCGGGGCCGACACTCGGCCAGCACACCGACGGTATTCTTGCCGGCCTTGGCCTGACTGAACTCGACATCGAACGCCTGAAAAGCCAAGGGGTGGTGCAATGA
- a CDS encoding LysR family transcriptional regulator, producing MLQKSLIRRLDLITLQLFVAVHEEGTLTRAASREAIAVSAASKRLMELEEALGISLFVRQAKGMTLTPAGETLLHHARQMLFNVEKMGLELGEHSHGVRGYVRMLANLSAIIQFLPEDLRDFSAQHPQVKTDLEERPSAGVIQGVLDGVADLGICSNDSDTKGLHSVLYRQDKLLVVMLPEHPLAARESVAFAETLDSDYVGLHAASSINMRTHAAARQAGKVLRIRIHVPGFDAVCRMVQANMGIGILPQRAYELFGQALGLHAVPLTDDWSDRALIVVVRDEAGLSPVSRMLFEHLRGQGA from the coding sequence ATGCTGCAAAAAAGCCTGATCCGCCGCCTCGACCTGATCACCCTGCAACTGTTTGTCGCCGTCCACGAAGAGGGCACGCTGACCCGCGCGGCCTCGCGCGAAGCCATCGCGGTGTCGGCGGCCAGCAAACGGCTGATGGAGCTGGAAGAGGCGCTCGGGATCAGTTTGTTCGTGCGTCAGGCCAAAGGCATGACGCTGACCCCGGCCGGGGAAACCTTGCTGCATCATGCCCGGCAGATGCTGTTCAACGTCGAGAAAATGGGCCTGGAACTCGGCGAACACAGCCACGGTGTGCGCGGTTATGTGCGCATGCTGGCGAACCTCTCCGCGATCATTCAGTTTCTTCCCGAAGACTTGCGCGACTTCTCCGCGCAGCACCCGCAGGTCAAGACTGACCTTGAAGAGCGGCCCAGCGCCGGAGTGATTCAAGGCGTGCTCGATGGCGTGGCAGATCTCGGTATTTGTTCCAACGACAGCGACACCAAAGGCCTGCACAGCGTGTTGTACCGTCAGGACAAACTGCTGGTGGTGATGCTGCCGGAACATCCGTTGGCGGCGCGCGAGTCGGTGGCGTTCGCTGAAACGCTCGACAGCGACTACGTCGGACTGCATGCCGCCAGTTCGATCAACATGCGTACTCACGCGGCGGCGCGACAGGCCGGCAAAGTCCTGCGCATTCGCATTCATGTGCCGGGGTTCGATGCGGTGTGCCGGATGGTCCAGGCCAACATGGGTATCGGCATCTTGCCGCAGCGTGCTTATGAATTGTTTGGCCAGGCGCTGGGGTTGCACGCAGTGCCGTTGACGGATGACTGGTCGGATCGCGCGTTGATTGTGGTGGTGCGCGATGAGGCGGGATTGTCGCCGGTGAGCCGGATGTTGTTTGAGCATTTGCGGGGGCAGGGCGCATAG